TCCCCGGCGTCGCCGCGCTCGGCGGGCGCCGGCGTCCCCCGGTCGCCGGGCCGGCCGGCGGCGCGGTGGCGCTCGGCCGACGACGGCGCGTTGAGGGCGGCGGTGACCGCCTCGATCGGGTCGCGCAGCTTCTCGGGGACCTCGTCGCCGACCCGCGGGATCAGCGAGGTCGGCCGCTCCTCGGGGGCCCGGCCGCGGGCGGCGTCGGGGTCGGCGGCACGGTGCGCGCCGCCGCGGGGCTGCTCGCGGGGCTGCTGCGGTGGGGGGTGGTCGTCGTTATTCACTGGCGGTGCGCGCCCCGTTGCGGGCGGTCCGGGGGGTGCGCGAACCCTTCGGTGGCCGTACCGCGCCCAGCACGTACGACTTCACCAGATGATTCCAGCTGCACGTTCGGCATACCTCCACCACATGTACCGAGAACTCCGAGAACCGCGTCGCCAGCAGCACCAGCTCCTCGGCGGTGCGGGCCGACCCCGACACCGCCCCGAGGTGGTCGCCGAACACCCAGGACACCAGTGTCAACTGTTCCTTGCGGCAGATCGGACAACTGACCGAGCTGGTCCTGCCGTGAAACTTCGCGGCCCGCAGCAGGTAGGGGTGAGCGTCGCAGACGTCGGACACCCCGGTCCGGCCGGAGTAGACCTCGGCCAGCACGGCGCGCCGTTGGAGCGCGTAGTCCACCACCTGTCGCTGCAGTCGCACGCTGACTAGAGTACGTCGGTCGCCGCGTCCGGGGATGCGGACCGCGGCGGTCCAGCACCGACGGCGCCGCGACGGCCCCGCCGGCGGGCGCGGACCACACCAGGACTTGGCTCGGGATATATCGGGGCGATACTATGTCGCGAGCTGTCGAGCGCACTGTCGAGCGGGGGCAGCGGCGAATCAGGGAGGTGACTCGATGCTGGAGCTGGCCATTTTGGGCCTGCTGCTGGAGTCGCCGATGCACGGCTACGAGCTGCGCAAGCGGCTCACCGGCCTGCTGGGGGCGTTCCGCGCCTTCTCCTACGGCTCGCTGTATCCGGCGCTGCGCCGGATGCAGGCCGACGGGCT
This sequence is a window from Mycolicibacillus parakoreensis. Protein-coding genes within it:
- a CDS encoding DUF5318 family protein, whose product is MRLQRQVVDYALQRRAVLAEVYSGRTGVSDVCDAHPYLLRAAKFHGRTSSVSCPICRKEQLTLVSWVFGDHLGAVSGSARTAEELVLLATRFSEFSVHVVEVCRTCSWNHLVKSYVLGAVRPPKGSRTPRTARNGARTASE